The Synchiropus splendidus isolate RoL2022-P1 chromosome 1, RoL_Sspl_1.0, whole genome shotgun sequence genome includes a window with the following:
- the LOC128757701 gene encoding regulator of G-protein signaling 9-like isoform X3, translating to MTIRNTLRDHGQRYRPRMDCLKKAEKVLLEMQDPKSGVKSQPQRLVITTIPHALTGEDIVTWLAERFQISTEEARNFGSMLVALGYIYPLQGHKRLVLKSDASLYRFQTPYFWPTQQWPVEDTDYAIYLAKRNIRKKGILELHEQEQYNRLHKWMNHKWDFIIMQAKEQYRAAKERKKPDRVVFDCQERAYWVVHRPPPGTVSAMDYGLDRRVDPAIDEAKTPDFYRRLMIFTQQSIMRPRVKSSVSVGAMVKYCATYSSHDPFLSKCLPSNPWLTDDVTYWTLNMPNVEIPTKMRVERWTFSFGELLSDPRGRDDFRLFLKKEFSGENLAFWECCEDLKWGAAATMREKAEQIYKTFLARGAPRWINIDGKTMEVTVKGLKHPHRYVLDAAQTHIYMLMKKDSYGRYMKSPVFKDTLKKSIFPEEHKFTEAQLEHNAKNRRPSLSPIILHQREQEQRAKQAASAPVDITQVMSKLSRQSKEAPPPPQPPKK from the exons GCAGAAAAAGTTCTGCTGGAGATGCAGGATCCAAAATCCGGAGTCAAGTCGCAGCCACAGAGACTGGTCATCACCACCATACCACATGCACTTACAG gtgAAGACATCGTCACTTGGTTGGCAGAAAGATTTCAAATAAGCACAGAAG AGGCGAGAAATTTTGGCTCCATGCTGGTGGCGCTGGGCTACATCTATCCTCTTCAGGGACACAAACGTCTGGTACTAAAGTCTGATGCGTCGCTGTATCGCTTCCAG ACGCCGTACTTCTGGCCGACGCAGCAGTGGCCAGTGGAGGACACCGACTACG CCATCTATCTTGCCAAGCGAAATATTCGGAAGAAAGGCATCCTGGAGCTCCACGAGCAG GAGCAGTACAATAGGCTCCACAAGTGGATGAACCACAAGTGGGATTTCATCATCATGCAAGCCAAAGAGCAGTACAG AGCAGCTAAAGAGCGAAAGAAACCAGACCGGGTTGTGTTTGACTGTCAAGAGAGAGCCTACTGGGTGGTTCACAGACCTCCG CCAGGGACGGTGAGTGCAATGGATTATGGACTGGATCGCAGAGTAGATCCAGCCATAGATGAG GCCAAAACACCAGACTTCTACCGACGACTC ATGATCTTCACGCAGCAGTCCATCATGAGACCCAGAGTCAAGTCCTCTGTGTCTGTTGGAGC GATGGTGAAATATTGCGCCACCTACAGTAGCCATGACCCTTTTCTCTCCAAGTGTCTTCCCAGTAACCCCTGGCTGACAGATGATGTCACATACTGGACTCTGAACATGCCCAA TGTGGAAATTCCTACTAAAATGCGAGTTGAACGCTGGACGTTCAGTTTCGGAGAACTGCTTTCAGACCCCCGTGGACGGGACGACTTTAGACTTTTCCTTAAGAAGGAATTCAGCG GTGAAAACTTGGCATTCTGGGAATGTTGTGAGGATCTGAAGTGGGGCGCAGCAGCGACGATGAGGGAGAAAGCCGAACAGATCTACAA GACTTTCCTGGCCCGCGGCGCCCCCCGCTGGATCAACATCGATGGGAAGACGATGGAAGTGACAGTGAAAGGACTGAAACATCCCCATAGATATGTACTGGACGCAGCACAGACGCACATCTACATGCTGATGAAGAAg GACTCGTACGGTCGATACATGAAGTCTCCAGTCTTCAAGGACACGCTGAAGAAGTCTATCTTTCCTGAAGAGCACAAGTTCAC TGAAGCCCAGTTGGAGCACAATGCTAAGAACCGGCGGCCCAGTCTAAGTCCCATCATCCTCCATCAGCGGGAGCAGGAGCAACGCGCCAAGCAAGCGGCCAGCGCACCTGTCGACATCACGCAGGTTATGAGTAAACTCAGCCGACAGAGCAAAGaggcccctcctccccctcaacCTCCTAAAAAATGA